The genomic segment CCGCCTTACTGGCCTCACCGCAAAACAGCAGCGTGACCTTACGAATGCTGTTAAGCGCGCAAGGATCGTAGCTTTGCTGCCTTTTGTGAACCCCGAGGGTTGATTCCTGGCCACTGTTGACTGCAAACCGGGAGATCTGGTCGGCATCAGCGACCTCAAATCATCTCAACTTGCGGTCGTGCTTGCCGTTCAAGGCAGCAAACGTCGTTTAAGCGTTGGTTTTCGAGGCAAGGAACAAGTTGTTCCAGCCCGGACCATCGATTTAATTCACCCCCTATCTGGTGACCTTGATCCGTCAGCTCGGCTGGGGGTTTTCCCATGGACATTCAACCAGCAAGACCTTAATCAATCCAGTCCCAACTGTCGCGACTGGGGCGAAGCATGGGTCCTGATTTTGGAATCATCTGAGACTGTTGATCTCGCTGAATTTGCTGAGTTGGCCTGCGGGTCAGATGCTGCAGTTCACAAAGCTGCCTGTTGGCTGGCTTTGCATGCAGACCAGGATTTTTTCCGCTGGAAGCAGGGTGCGGTTCAAGCAAGGCCCGCTTCCGAGATCCGCAGCCGACGTGCTGAACGGCGCATGCAGATCAAAGCCGAACGCAGAAGTAAGCGTTGGATCCAGGTCTTGAAGTCACGTCAACCAGTGGTCTTCAATTCGCTTGATCCTCTTCACCAGTCATGGATTAAGTGCATGCAAGAGCTGGTGGGCGAAGGCGTTGAAGAGGGCCGACTCGATGCTCAGCTGTTGCAGTCACTGAAAACCGCGCGCGTAGAAGCCAATGCCAGGGAGCTCCGTCATCTGCTGATTCAGCTTGGCCAGTGGGATGAGCATCAACCTGCATCGATCGCGGGTACGCCCTGGAGCAGTGGATTCAGTGAAAATCTGCTGCTGGAGGCAAGGCAGCTTGTCGAACACAGCGACGAGACGTTTCCGGGAGACGAGAACAGACTTGACCTCACAACTCAGGCCTGCGTCACCATCGACGACGTTGAGACGAGTGACATTGACGATGCCATTGCTCTGGAACGTCGTCGAGACGGATCCGAACGTCTCTGGATCCATATCGCCGATCCAGGTCGATTGATCCCCGAAGGTTCACCCTTGGATCTTGAGGCTCGCCGCCGAGGCAGCAGCCTATATCTCTCGAGGGGCAATCTTCCAATGTTCCCCGCCGAGCTCTCCACTGGGCCCTTCAGTCTCAGGGCAGGCCAGCGTAACCCTGCCTGGAGCACCTGGGTGGATCTCGATAAGTACGGCGATATCAGCGATTTCGGGATCCTGCGCAGCTGGGTCACCCCCCGTTACCGCCTCACCTATGACGATGCCGATGAGCTGATTGATTTCGCTCCACCTGAAGAGGCAGATCTTTCGGATCTGCATCAGCTGCTGGAACGTCGACGACGTTGGCGGACTGATCAGGGCGCATTGCAGATGGATCTGCCAGAGGGTCGTATCAGATGCCGGGATGGTGAGCTGTCTGTGCAGGTCACGGAACCTGGTGCCGCGAGGACGATGGTGGCTGAGGCCATGATTCTTGCTGGTGCCGTTGCCGCCCGATTCGGATCCACTCACAACTTGGCGTTGCCCTATCGCAGTCAGCTTCCTGCCGAACTTCCTTCGTCAATGGAGCTTGAGCAGTTACCGGATGGAGCCGTACGATTTGCTGCCATCAAACGTTGCCTCAGCCGAGGTCTAATGGGAACTCAACCCTCACCTCATTTCAGTCTTGGTCTCAGCGCCTATGCCCAAGCCACCTCACCAATCAGGCGCTATGGAGATTTGGTTGTGCAACGCCAGATCGCTGCTGTGATCAACTCTCAAATCCCGCGCAGCATGGAGTCTATGCAAGAGCTGATTGACAGTTTCGATTCAGCTGTTCGCGAAGGGCTCACCATCGCAAGGGAAGATCAACGTCACTGGCAACAGGTTTGGTTCGAGCATCACCAGAACCACCAGTGGCCGGTGGATTTCCTGCGCTGGCTGAGACCTCAGGACCGGCTGGGGTTGGTTCGTCTTGATGATCTAGCCATGGATGTTGCCGCTGAGTGTCCTGCAGGATCACTACCAGGAGATGCTCTTGTGCTGCAGGTTGAACAAGTCGATTCTCAGTGTGACCAACTCAGGTTGCTTGCCTTGTCCCGTTGATCAGCGCAGTGAGGATGTACGAAACCAACCTCCCCAGGGATTGTGGCTGCCCTGCAACTCGACGCTTGTCGGTCTGTCGATCGCTTGAAGTCTGTCGTTCACCGCTGGTTCAAGGGTGATCAATTGGCAGGGCTCACTTGCTTCGCATTGAATTCTGTAGCCACCCTCGTTGTCTGGACTAACCGTTGCCCGCAGTGTTCTGCCTGAGTCCAATGTCTCCGGGTGGGCGGCTGTCAATGGTTTCTGATCCAGTGCTGATACTTGACGCTCAAACCACTGACTGTGATGCCACGGTGTGTCCCAGAGCGGTACGACTGCTGACGGAGCCATGGCGTCTCCGATCAGTCGATTCTGCACACTGCGCACCGACAGTTCAGAGGGTTGCCGATTGGATTCCACGGCGAGAGCGGAAGCGGCTCCTGCAGCTTGGCCAACATTCAGGATCAACGGTTGCAATCGGGTGGCGCCATTGGCCATGTGGCTCGTACTGAATGCCTTATCTGCTATTAGGAGATTGTCGACTGCATCACTCAGCAGAGCTCCGAAGGGTATGCAGAAGGGAGTTCCTGTCCAGCGACCTCCCCAACGACAACTTTTGGGAGCTAATGGCCAGTCATCCCCGGGGTAGTGATGGTCATTGGCGTAATTGCCCACCGCAATCGACTGCAAAATTGCACTGTCATTGACTGGTGGACCAAGGATGCAAACTCCTTCAGCTAGGGGGAGCAGATCCTGTTCAATGACCGTGGTGCGGCCAACCACGCGCCGGCCCTCGCGCCAGTAGGGCATAGCAGCGAGCCAGGGTGCTCGACTTTCAGCGCTGCTAGGAAATGCCTCGCCGAGTTGTAGCCATCCATCAGTGGCTTTGCGCAACTCATCGGCGAAGCAGAGACTGTGTTGCTGCATCTCGCTAAACAGTGCAGCCTCCTGATCTGGATCAGTCAGAAAGGCTCGCTCCAGTCCTCGGTGCCAGTCATTGCCGTGCAGTGGCCAATTAAGCATCACCAGTCCCGACGGTAAGCGGCCGTAGGTGATGGTTTTTTCCAGACCGAATGTGTCAGAGGCCCCATAAAAGGGGTCGGGTAGTTGAGAACCAATCGGATGATCACCTTGGCGTTGAGGATTTGGAAGCTGATCGCTCTGAAGCTGGCCCATCACCACCCAAGTCGGTGACTGCACGGGTTGATGTCTGAAAAAGGGATCGGTGGTCAAGCGTTGCCGTGATGGTGCACTGGGTTCCTGCCACTGTTCCTTGGGTTCCCAACCGAAACGGAACGGTGCATTCGCCAAAGGCAGCAAATCACCTCGATCGCTGCCATCGATGGCAACGCGGCACGTCACCCTGCGGATTTCTCCATCCACCTCAATGCGTAGGCCCGTGATCAGAGAGCCTGCACGCTCAACGCTCAGGAGTTGGCAACCAGGCCACCAAAGCAACCTGGGCTCCTGATGCAGCCAGTTTTGAAGGATCGACTCCGCTGTTTGCGGTCGGTAGCCGAAACAGCTCACCCAGTTGTGGTCCAGTCCTTCTGGTTCGCGTTGTTCCAGTTCATGCAGAAAAGCTCCCCAAAGCCCTGTCTGCCATGGGCTCAGTTCGTTGCCATCAGGACAGCACACCCCCGCTGCACTCACCATTCCGCCCAGCCATGCACCAGGGGTGAGTAGCAGGGTGCTGGCGCCGCCACGGGCCGCCTGAATCGCTGCTGCCGTGCCACCAGTTCCCCCTCCCCAGACCAACACATCCACCGAATCAATGCTGACGGTCATGGTCCTTTCCGTTCCCGTACGAGGAAGGTGCCCATAGTCTGCAGATTGTTTGACTGAGAAGCATTCCGCTGAATCAGATCCGACTTCGTCGCATGCGCCAGGCAGCGGGGTCACTCGTTCAGGGACCTGGAAAGAGGGTCGTTAAGATCCAGCCCCAGAGCCAGGGGCCAAAGGAGAGCGCCGAAGCGATGACTTACAGCCTCACAACCCCGCTCTACTACGTCAATGCCAAGCCGCATCTCGGCAGCACCTATACGACCATTGCCTGTGACGCTTTGGCTCGTTTCCAGCGTCTTGAGGGACATCAGGTTCTGTTTGTCACCGGCGTGGATGAGCATGGTCAGAAGATCCAGCGCACGGCTGAGGCTCGCAACATCAGCCCACAGGACCACTGTGATCTGATCAGTCGCGAATACATCGATCTCTGGTCGCGGTGGGAGATCAGTAACGACCGTTTTGTGCGAACCACAAGCGAGCGTCACCTGCCCCTAGTTCAGGAATTTTTCCATCGTTGTGAAGCCTCGGGTCACATTCGTAGCGGCCATCAGGAGGGTTGGTACTGCGTCGATTGTGAGGAATTTAAGGACGATCCTGCCGATGCTGAATCTCCTTGCTGTCCGACTCACCGCAAGCCCCTGGAATGGCGCGACGAAGAGAACCTGTTCTTCTGTCTTTCAAAGTTTCAAAAGCCCATCGAGTCACTGATCTCTACGCCTGGTTTCATCGCTCCAGCAAGTCGTCGCAAAGAGGTTGAAAATTTTGTGGCCGGTGGCCTGCGTGATTTCTCAATCTCTCGGGTGAATGTGTCCCATGGGCTTCCGGTCCCTGGCCACACCGGCCACACCTTTTACGTCTGGTTTGACGCTCTGCTCGGCTATTTGACAGCTCTGCTGGATGATGGAGGTTCAGTGGATCTGGATCGTCTCGGCAGTGCAGGCTGGCCGGTGAGCGTTCACGTGATCGGCAAGGACATCCTGCGTTTTCACGCTGTTTACTGGCCAGCGATGTTGATGTCGGCAGGTTTGCCATTACCCAAGAGCGTTTTCGGCCATGGCTTTCTGACCCGCGAAGGCCAGAAAATGGGCAAATCGCTGGGCAATGTGTTGGACCCTGAACTGTTACTTCAGCGCTGCGGTACCGATGCTGTGCGTTGGTATCTCCTTCGCGACATTCAGTTCGGTGATGACGGTGATTTCCAGCAGCAGCGGTTTGTGGATCTGGTCAATAACGATCTCGCCAACACGATCGGGAATCTGCTCAACCGCACCTCATCGATGTCCAGGAAATGGTTTGAGAATGCTCTGCCTCCTGTGGCTGAGACGGTTCGCGACGACCATGCACTTCGCAGCAAGGCAGAGCTGACGATTCAGCAGGTTCGGACGTCAATGCCGGAGCTCAATTTTCAAAAGGCTGCCGAAGCGGTGCTTCAGTTGGCAATCGACACCAATGGCTTCCTGAACGAACAGGCTCCCTGGAGTCAGATGAAGCAACCAGGTCAGGAAGTGCAGGTTGGTGAAGATCTTTATGCCGTTCTGGAATGTTCGCGGATTGTGGGCATTCTTTTGCAGCCGATCGTGCCTGATCTCAGTGAACGTATTCTCGCCCAGCTAGGTCTCTGCTCGATTTCAGGATCGTGGAATGACCATCTGAACTGGGGCAGGCTGGTTCCCGGATCTCCATTGCCTAAGCCGGAACCTGTCATGCAGAGGCTCGAGCTCGAATCACCACTTTGATGACCTTGACCCATGCCATCGGTCGCCTGAGAGGTGGTCTGCTGATCACCCTGATGCTCCTGTCAGGCTGTGTCAGTGAAAAACCCGCGTCTACGGTTCAGTCGCCACCCTTCGTGTTTCGATCCCTGAAACTCGAACAGAAGACCAAGCAAGGACTGATGGACTGGAGTCTGAACAGTCCTGAAGCTCGCTATGAGCTCAATCGTCGTCTTGTTCGTGCCCGCCAGCCTGTCGGTGTTCTCTACCGGAAGGGAAAACCATCATTCAGGGTGCAGTCGGATCTTGCTCTTGTCGTCAACGATGGCGAACAGATTCTGCTTGAGGGTGATGTCAGGCTGCAGCAACTCAATGGCTCCAAGCTTCTGATTCAGGGAGACCGTCTGCGTTGGCGTCCGCAGCAGGGGATTTTGCTCATTGAGCAGCGTCCAAGAGCTACTGACAAGGAGTCTCGAATCAGTGCCACTGAAGCGCAGCTTCTCCAGACCACCAACGACTTGACTCTCAAGGGTGTCGTCAAGCTTGAGCGTTGGTCTAAGGACTCCGATCCATCCAAACCGGATACGACACTTCAAACCGGGCTCGCCCAGTGGAATCTCGATTCCGGCGTGTTGAATGCCGAGGGTCCTGTTCTGGCACAGCGACGCGACCAGGAAGGAACAGTGCTTGAGCAGCTTCAGGGCATGAGTCTTCAGGGCAACACGCAAGCAGGTGACCTGATGGTGATGGCTCCGGTCGTTGTTCAGATGCCACGTCAGAAGGGGATTCTCAAGGCTCAGGACACCACGTGGAATTTCCGAACACAGATTGTGCGCAGCGATCAACCCTTCGAAGCGGAACTGGATCGCACCAGGATCTTTGGCAAAGCTTTTCAGGCTGAGCTGGAGGACAACACGGTTGTGATCAATGGTGATTGCAGGATTGAACAGCCGGGAGAATCGCTCGATGCGACCACCTGTCGCTGGAACTGGGAGACTGAGGACGTCCTTGCTGAGGGGAATGTGCTGTTAAAACGTGACGCCAACGATCAGTTGACCCGTGCCAGCAAGCTGGCGGGTCAGGTTGGCGAAAAAGGCAGGATCACCTTTACAGCTCCAGGTGGGAAGGTGGAATCCCAGGTCAGATTCCCTTCGGATCAGTCTGAGGATCAGAGTCCCCGACCACGGAAATCAGCTCCAGTTGAGTTCTGAGTCGTTCTGCCCAACCCGCCAGCCAGCGTTCATCCGAGCGGGTGAAGCATCGCTCTGACCAGCCACCAAGCACAATCCACCCCCGTTCTCCAAGCGGTTGAACCATCACCGCCGGCAGACCTGGTAGAACAGCATCAAATTCCTGACGGCCAGGGTATAAAGCAGTTCTGACCAGTGACACGAGGGCCTGCCGCTCAGTACTGCGGCGACAGATGTCACCCGGAGAGAACGGATCCTTGGTGATCAGCCCACGCCTGAGCAGCACTGTCTGGTCCCAGTTCACGAGGATCGTGGCGGCCGAGGTTGCTGTCAGAAACTGGTGGCTTCCCCAGGCCAGTTCAGTGCGCACACTTTCGGATAATCCGGCGGTGATCTCGAGACCCTGTTCGCCCTCAAGCTTGACTGCCTTGGGATTGCGCGGAATAGCCCGGGTCCAGAGCACCGCAACAAGCATCAAACCAACCGACGCCATCCCGGACAGGACTTCTGCTCGTTGCAAAGCGGGCGTGAGCGTCCCTGCAGTCACAGCATTGAAGATGGCGAGCCCCAGCACCAGCAGTCCGGAGATCAGGCAGAGTCGCGCGGAGCCTGGCATGGTCTCGAGAGTCCTGCGGTCAGAAGAGCTCACTCTTGCTCAAATGGGGCAGCACTGACCAGTGGTGATGACGGACGCAGAAGCTTTTGCCTCGATCGCCCTCGCTGCGGTGGCTTGCGACGGCACCCTTGGTCGTGAGGAAGCCCATGCCCTGCGACGATCACTGGAGTACCGCACTCCCTACAAAGATCGAACGGAACAGGAGATGGGTGCCCTGTTCGATCGGCTTCTGGTCACGCTCCGCGAACAGGGGGTGAACCAATTGGTCACTGAGGCACTGCCGGCCCTGACCCCTATCCAGCAGGAGACGGCATTGGCTGTGGCTGTTCAACTCACCCATGCCGATAGGGATGTTTCAGCTGCAGAACAGTCGTTCCTCAACCAACTCTGCGATCGTCTATCGCTTCCTGATGGCCGTGCTGTTGCTGTAATGGAGGCGATCACGGCCTTACATCGCGACAGCCTTTCCACCTGAAGGCAGACTGGCAGCCTCAATGCCCATGACCATGAAGCGTCTGAACCACCTCGTCGGAGGGATTCTGTCTGCTGTGTTCTGTCTTTTGCTCGCGGTTCCAGCGGCGCTGGCAGTCTCTGCTCAGGATTTTCCGCCGGCTCTGCCCGATGAAGTCGTGTTGGATTCAGCGGATGTGCTGAGCAGAGCCAGCAGGAATGAAATCAGTACACGTTTGCAGGAACTTAATCAGTTCCATGTCGATGCCCGTTTGGTGACATTGCGACGACTCGACTACGGACTCAGTCTTTCCGGTTTTGGTGACGAGCTTCTGGATCGCTGGGGGCAGGAATCCAACCTGACTGACCATCCACTGCTGATCTTCCTCGAGGAAACACAGAGCAAGCAGGCGACAGTTGTTGCGGCTAAGGAGTTGCTTGAACAATTGCCAGAGTCCCTGTTGCGCAGTACGGGACGGACGACCATGAGTCAGCCGTTACGCGATGGGGATCGCTTTCGACAGGCCACCCTCGACGGAGTCAGCCGAATCGAAATTGTTCTCAATGGGGGAGAGGATCCTGGTCCACCAGTGCAGCTGGAACGCACCTCGCTCCCCTCAAATATTCCTACCGCTGAGGAGACTGAAGACAGCAACGCCTTCACATGGGTTGTCGTTCTTCTAGTCGTCGGCACCATAGTACCTATGGCGACCTGGTGGATTTTCTCCAGCTAACGACACGATGGCAGGACGTAACTGGCTTGGGACCTTCGGCGGAACCAAATCTTTCAATGCAAATTCAGAACTGGATCGTGGTTACGAAGCCGCGCTTCTGATTCAAAGTCTCGAGCTTGAATATTACGGTGACCGCCCAATTCGTCCAGATCTTGAACTCTCCGTCCCAGCAACTGTTCAGGCCACGATCCTTCGTAAGTTCAGGGCCGCCATTAACGTCTGTCGCTCATCACTCGATAAACTTGAGTATCAACGTGCACAGTTTGACACCCAGGAACTTAGACAGCTTCAACTGATTGAAAGCGTTGTCAATCGCTATAGCCCCAGGCGTTCAGCATCAGCGCCAACGATCAGTCGAGCACCTGATCCGCTTCCACGCTCCTTACTAGGCATCTTCGACACGTTGCGTCGACAACTCAATCCTGCGGCGGAAGCGACGCTTGTGGCAGGTTTCCGACGTCGCAGGGATTCAACACTGATCTCCCTGAAGGTGCTGCTTCTGTTGATTCTTGTGCCGTTGTTAGTTCAACAGGTCAGCCGCACTTACATCATCAGCCCAGCGGTTGATCACTTCGCTCCAGATCTTCCTTTTCTGAGCTATCCAAAGCCTCAGCTCGAGGAACAGGCCGTTGAAAAACTAAGGGTCTTCAAGGCTGAAATTGAATTTGATGCTCTCCTGCGCGGTGATTCCATTCCAACTCAGGAGGAACTTCAGCAGAAACTCTCTGCTAAAGCCGAAGAATTAAAAGAAGAGGCTGATTCAGAAAGCACCCATGCAGTGAAAAACGTCTTAGCTGATCTTGCAGCAACTGTGGCATTCGTTGTTGTTTGTTTGTTCAGTCGCGAAGAGCTGAGAGTGCTGCGTGGATTCTTTGATGAAGCGGTTTACGGACTCAGTGATTCAGCCAAGGCTTTTGCCATCATTCTATTCACCGATATTTTTGTTGGGTTCCACAGTCCTGAGGGATGGACGGTTCTTTTGGATGGAATCGCCAATCACTTTGGCTTCCCAGCAAGAGAAAATTTCATCCTTCTCTTCATTGCCACGTTCCCAGTCATCCTTGCCACCATTTTCAAGTATTGGATCTTCCGTTATCTCAATCGTGTCAGTCCGTCCTCTGTTGCCACACTGCGCGGCATGAACGGAGGTGGTTAAGCCTTTAGATGGACTTGTGCTCGTCACCGGTCCAAGCCGTGGTGGCAAAAGCCGCTGGGCCGAACATCTCGTTGCTGAACACAGTCCTGTCAGTTACGTAGCGACTTCCGATGCACGACCGGATGACAGTGCATGGCAGCAGAGAATTCGCCTTCATCGTGAACGGCGACCCTCTGACTGGGAGGTGATTGAAAGTGGAGCTGATCTGTCGATGGCTCTGAACAGCATTCCCACCCATCACACCGTTTTGGTTGATGCTCTGGGAGCATTTACCGCGTGGCATCTTGAAGCGTCTCCCAATGACTGGGCGCAGCTTGAAGCAGATTTGATCAAAAGCGTTCAGGAGCGACAACGACCCGTTGTTTTGGTGATTGAGGAGACAGGCTGGGGAGTAGTGCCAGTAACAGCCATTGGCGGACGATTTCGTGATCGTCAAGGCCGGCTCGCTCAACAACTGGAAACCATCGCCTCCGCAAGTTGGCTCGTTATCCAAGGAAGGGCTCTTGATCTTCATGCCCTTGGATCTGCCGTACCCCAGGAATGACTCTGGCTTCCACACCATTGAGGGTTGCGCTGTTTGAACCCAGGATCCCCCCCAACACCGGGAGTATCGCGCGGACATGTGCAGCCTTCGGTTTACCTCTTGCCTTGATCGAGCCACTCGGTTTTTCGATTGATGACCGCCATCTCAAACGTGCTGGGCTGGATTACTGGCCTTTTGTGGATCTCTCCGTCCACAAGGATTTTGACCATTTCCTGAACAGCCTTCCTCAGCCGTCACGGTTGATTGGTTGCAGCCGTCGCGGTGGGCAGACTCTTCAGACCCTCCGTTTTCAACAGGGCGATGTTCTCTTGTTCGGACGAGAGGATCTCGGACTACCTGATCCGATCAGGGCTCAGTGCGATCAAATTGCCACCATTCCGATGCCATGCAGCGCGGCGGAGGATGGCCGTGGAGGTGTTCGCAGTCTGAACCTGTCGGTCGCCTGCGGAATCGTTAGTTATCACGCAGGATGGCAGCTTCAGTTGTGGTAATTGCAGATCTGCCACGAAAGCCCTTGCGATGTTGTGTTCCACTCGCTACTTTCAGCCGATCCCGGGTTGTGGCGGCTCCATCGGGAATGACCCTCAAGCATGCCTGAATGAAGCCCCTCTTCTTAGCTGTTACCGCGATCACTTCCAGCAGTGCGCTGTTCGCGGTTTCACAGCTTTCAGGGTATGCCGACTCCGACCACTACAGCCCACAACAGCTCCTCTCCGCTTTGCCCAACGTCAACCCTTTGATTTGGGTTGAGCTTGCAGCAGATAGCGATCTGAGTGTGATTGCCAGAGAGCTTGATCTCTCTTTAAACGAACTTTCAGAACTGAACGAACAGTCAGCTGGAGCCATTCTTAGAGAAGGTACCTGGCTGGTTCTACCTGAAGCTAGTCGTGGTGATGTTGCTGACTCATCTCGATTTGTGCCTGGATCACTGCGCACCAACGCCCCTCTCAGTTCGCCACCTACTCCTAAAGACGTCGTCGAGATCAAATCAGATCAATCCCTGTCGTCTTTCGTCAGGGACCATGGCATCACTCTTCAGCAATTGAGGGATCTAAATCCTGGAGTTCAGCTCTCCAAAATGTTGGTTACAGGTAGCAAAGTCAGGGTTGCCCAAGCGCGTCCTTTGCTG from the Synechococcus sp. UW179A genome contains:
- a CDS encoding M23 family metallopeptidase, with protein sequence MKPLFLAVTAITSSSALFAVSQLSGYADSDHYSPQQLLSALPNVNPLIWVELAADSDLSVIARELDLSLNELSELNEQSAGAILREGTWLVLPEASRGDVADSSRFVPGSLRTNAPLSSPPTPKDVVEIKSDQSLSSFVRDHGITLQQLRDLNPGVQLSKMLVTGSKVRVAQARPLLGMRPLRSGGASWPDLPRFSGSDGFHASQTFIWPTKGVFTSGYGWRWGRMHKGIDIANNVGTPIFAAKDGLIAFAGWSSGYGYLVEMSHADGSSTRYAHNSRLLVRKGQMVPQGSRISLMGSTGRSTGPHLHFEIRRPGGAALDPMAMLPARRI